The following coding sequences are from one Roseburia hominis A2-183 window:
- a CDS encoding helix-turn-helix domain-containing protein produces the protein MDQIKTGKFIADERKKKGYTQRQLAEQLGISDKTISKWERGNGFPEISLLLPLCNELDLSVNELLTGERISETEYREKAEENMVNLVKEAQESKKKIILSGMVSALVIIAATPMFVVAGAFPMEDWMQIALIAVGIVVIVIGIAIACILDRDAGAYECPECKTRFVPEMGAYVMGPHTLTRRKLVCPHCGAHRYCKKVLTR, from the coding sequence ATGGATCAGATTAAGACAGGAAAATTTATTGCAGATGAGAGAAAGAAAAAGGGTTACACGCAGAGACAGCTGGCAGAGCAGCTGGGAATCAGTGATAAGACGATCTCAAAATGGGAGCGCGGAAATGGTTTCCCGGAGATTTCACTGCTGCTGCCGTTATGTAACGAATTGGATCTATCTGTAAACGAATTGCTGACAGGAGAACGGATTTCCGAGACAGAGTATCGGGAGAAAGCGGAGGAGAATATGGTGAATTTAGTGAAAGAAGCACAGGAAAGCAAGAAGAAAATTATTTTATCCGGAATGGTATCGGCGCTTGTGATTATTGCAGCTACGCCAATGTTTGTGGTAGCGGGAGCTTTTCCGATGGAGGACTGGATGCAGATTGCGCTGATTGCAGTTGGCATAGTTGTCATTGTGATCGGCATTGCGATTGCATGCATTCTTGATCGTGATGCAGGAGCTTATGAGTGCCCGGAGTGTAAGACGCGGTTTGTGCCTGAGATGGGTGCTTATGTTATGGGACCGCACACGCTGACCAGGAGGAAGCTGGTATGCCCGCATTGCGGAGCGCACCGATACTGTAAAAAGGTGTTGACGAGATAA
- a CDS encoding nucleotidyltransferase family protein: protein MITLNDYLYSGDTVLKILKKYTEDLRQSAAQTGNEVDVRHCEFLSQIMELLEHNDFLTAQSQKIREFYKYMAREYPYLSFTFKGRIKSLIRAEAKFNGYVVEYIYDYYTKNGTYPPVPELQERLNCFRDLIAYRIVISMPKCHLKNPDDGEREEIRYLYEIANVLKGFLEERGFTAEPAGGVKESDSPLLSDAVRPYYRDYIAHVDPDGYRSLHITFFDNSAKCYMEMQLRTKRMDDIAEIGPANHLGYEKKQESDRARRDAIPEGECVYFDEAYERCRRLHELELAKLDVNMFAAIDNSLINDGCGLYRGRLILPYEHLSRFQNDLID from the coding sequence ATGATTACATTAAACGATTATCTCTACTCCGGAGACACCGTCTTAAAAATTTTGAAAAAATACACCGAAGACCTGCGGCAGTCCGCAGCGCAGACCGGGAATGAAGTGGATGTCAGGCACTGTGAATTTCTGTCGCAGATTATGGAATTGCTCGAGCACAATGATTTCCTGACGGCACAGTCGCAGAAGATCCGGGAATTTTATAAATATATGGCGCGGGAATATCCCTACCTGTCCTTCACGTTCAAAGGAAGGATCAAGTCTTTGATCCGTGCGGAGGCGAAGTTCAACGGTTATGTGGTGGAGTACATCTATGACTACTATACGAAGAACGGAACGTATCCGCCAGTGCCGGAATTGCAGGAACGCTTGAACTGCTTCCGGGATCTGATCGCGTACCGGATTGTCATCTCGATGCCGAAGTGCCATCTTAAGAATCCAGACGACGGAGAGCGGGAGGAGATCCGTTATCTGTATGAGATTGCCAATGTGCTTAAGGGATTTCTGGAGGAGCGCGGGTTTACGGCGGAGCCCGCCGGAGGTGTGAAGGAGAGCGACTCCCCGCTGCTTTCGGATGCGGTGCGCCCGTATTACCGCGATTATATCGCGCATGTGGACCCGGACGGCTACCGCTCCCTGCATATTACGTTTTTTGATAACAGCGCGAAGTGCTACATGGAGATGCAGCTTCGGACGAAGCGGATGGACGATATTGCAGAGATCGGACCCGCCAATCATCTGGGGTATGAGAAAAAGCAGGAGAGCGACCGGGCGAGAAGGGACGCCATCCCCGAGGGGGAATGTGTCTACTTTGATGAAGCCTACGAGCGCTGCCGGAGACTGCACGAACTCGAGCTTGCAAAGCTGGACGTCAATATGTTTGCGGCAATCGACAACAGCCTCATCAATGACGGGTGCGGGCTGTACCGCGGCCGGCTGATTCTTCCGTATGAGCACCTGTCGCGTTTTCAGAATGATCTGATTGACTAG
- a CDS encoding class I SAM-dependent methyltransferase has product MNQKPNYGNWVPEKLLYLTFGGAALFLVLALLAGLAFSNTPLAVICAILCAVLLAFGIYMYACHECFAFGKGDMMAKVHAHLVAHLNWDGHGTLLDIGCGAAPLTIRCAKAFPDAALTGMDYWGAQWNYAKEQCEKNAAIEGVASRIHFEKGDAAHLNYADETFDAAVSNFVFHEVHSARDKRDVVREALRIVKRGGVFSFQDLFAQKSLYGDMDAFVEELKKEGISEIHYIGNLEKTLDFVPAYVRTPWMISGMGILYGKK; this is encoded by the coding sequence ATGAATCAAAAACCAAACTACGGAAACTGGGTACCTGAAAAACTCTTGTATCTGACCTTCGGCGGCGCCGCCCTCTTTCTGGTGCTTGCACTGCTGGCAGGTCTTGCTTTCTCAAACACGCCCCTCGCGGTCATCTGCGCCATTCTCTGCGCCGTTCTGCTCGCCTTCGGCATCTATATGTATGCGTGCCACGAATGCTTTGCCTTTGGAAAAGGCGATATGATGGCAAAGGTTCACGCACATCTGGTCGCCCATCTCAACTGGGACGGACACGGCACGCTTCTCGACATCGGCTGCGGCGCTGCCCCGCTCACCATCCGCTGTGCCAAGGCATTCCCGGACGCAGCGCTCACCGGCATGGATTACTGGGGCGCACAGTGGAACTACGCCAAAGAGCAGTGTGAAAAAAATGCGGCAATCGAGGGCGTCGCTTCCCGCATCCATTTTGAGAAAGGCGATGCGGCACACCTGAACTATGCCGACGAGACGTTTGACGCCGCCGTCAGCAACTTTGTCTTCCATGAAGTCCACTCCGCCAGAGACAAGCGTGATGTCGTGCGGGAGGCACTGCGCATCGTAAAGCGCGGCGGAGTTTTTTCCTTCCAGGATCTCTTCGCCCAGAAAAGCCTCTACGGCGACATGGATGCCTTTGTGGAAGAGCTGAAAAAGGAAGGCATTTCCGAGATCCACTACATCGGAAATCTGGAAAAAACACTGGATTTTGTCCCCGCCTACGTGCGCACACCCTGGATGATCAGCGGCATGGGCATTCTCTACGGGAAAAAATAA
- a CDS encoding TetR/AcrR family transcriptional regulator, with protein sequence MEEDRKKLTEKKLLSCGKREFLEKGYAKANLRSICKASGVTTGAFYFSFASKEALLRAILDPFIADSRELLSGLARMEEEHPETADDNEIQIIRYLSAHREECIILMEKSAGSCYEHFHEEAAAMMQESFRRYYRKYLGAEPDPELIRILASMRLHGYLELVHGDYTMKERLFLARAIGIHADAGTLSLIQYLKEENDAHR encoded by the coding sequence ATGGAAGAAGACCGAAAAAAATTAACCGAAAAGAAATTACTTTCCTGCGGAAAACGGGAATTTCTGGAAAAGGGATATGCGAAGGCGAACCTCCGCTCGATCTGCAAAGCTTCCGGCGTGACAACCGGCGCCTTTTACTTTTCTTTTGCGAGCAAGGAAGCGCTGCTTCGCGCCATCTTAGATCCCTTCATCGCAGATTCCAGAGAGCTCCTTTCCGGGCTTGCCCGGATGGAGGAGGAACATCCCGAGACTGCAGACGACAATGAGATCCAGATCATCCGGTATCTCTCTGCACACCGCGAGGAATGTATTATCCTGATGGAGAAATCCGCCGGCAGCTGCTATGAACATTTTCATGAGGAAGCAGCCGCGATGATGCAGGAATCTTTCCGCCGTTATTACAGAAAGTATCTTGGCGCCGAACCGGATCCGGAACTGATCCGGATTCTTGCGTCCATGCGCCTGCACGGGTATCTGGAATTAGTTCATGGAGACTACACAATGAAAGAAAGACTGTTTTTAGCCAGAGCGATCGGCATCCACGCCGACGCCGGCACCCTGAGTTTAATACAATATTTAAAGGAAGAGAATGATGCTCACCGTTAA
- a CDS encoding methyl-accepting chemotaxis protein: MKKKSSVIAKLIIPVAVLGCIAIMIAGVSLYSMTAVQKESNQISGEGVRATICMDEINLAFANTQKLTLALCAEPSKDLYEYVASQLTEYQSNVDSYEKELLAMDHYFTADDIQLMNETFDLLTEAQGTTVELMQTAMAGDSAAAVAKANSVMTEWSDTIAVNMDTLISRNDELVKQNIQEQKDLYNQNMILSLILLAISFVAFVMVVVVIIKTVVKPLRKQTSELTEIIDEIKGGHGDLTKRVTVKSMDEIGQSSIGINHFIETLQNIMSNIISNSNVLDGVVGNVASSVAASSDNANDISAIMEELSATMEEVSATTNSVSENTTAAEGKVQKMADQTKVMSQYAQDMKKRATELEHTATENMNNTNEMIGEITTEMNQALENSKSVEKVAQLTADILNISSQTNLLALNASIEAARAGEAGKGFAVVADEIRQLADSSRETANNIQTINEQVIEAVQGLVVSSEKIVGYINENILPDYRAFVQGGQQYNDDATHIDNTMAEYAGEAQDILATMMEMTEAIEGISRAVEESANGVTDAATNIDSLVQSMSTVNGQMEENSTVAKNLKEESAAFACV, translated from the coding sequence ATGAAGAAAAAATCATCGGTTATTGCCAAACTCATTATACCGGTTGCGGTTCTTGGGTGCATCGCGATTATGATTGCAGGCGTGAGTCTTTATTCCATGACCGCCGTTCAGAAGGAAAGCAATCAGATCTCCGGAGAGGGTGTACGTGCGACAATCTGTATGGATGAGATCAATCTTGCTTTTGCCAACACGCAGAAGCTTACGCTTGCGCTCTGCGCAGAGCCGAGCAAGGATCTGTATGAGTATGTGGCATCCCAGCTGACGGAATACCAGTCGAACGTGGACAGCTATGAAAAGGAGCTTCTGGCGATGGATCACTATTTTACGGCAGATGATATCCAGCTTATGAATGAGACATTTGATCTGCTCACAGAGGCGCAGGGGACAACCGTGGAACTGATGCAGACGGCGATGGCCGGTGATTCTGCAGCAGCGGTGGCAAAGGCAAATTCTGTGATGACGGAGTGGTCAGATACGATTGCGGTCAATATGGATACGCTCATATCTCGCAACGATGAATTGGTGAAGCAGAATATTCAGGAACAGAAAGATCTGTACAACCAGAATATGATACTATCGCTGATCCTGCTGGCAATTTCTTTTGTGGCATTTGTCATGGTGGTTGTTGTGATTATCAAGACGGTTGTAAAGCCGCTCAGAAAGCAGACGAGTGAACTGACAGAGATTATTGATGAGATCAAAGGTGGACACGGTGACCTCACAAAGCGCGTTACGGTAAAGTCGATGGATGAGATCGGGCAGTCATCGATCGGTATCAATCATTTTATCGAGACGCTGCAGAATATCATGTCCAACATCATCAGCAATTCCAATGTCCTTGACGGAGTTGTCGGAAATGTAGCAAGTAGCGTTGCAGCGTCCAGTGACAATGCCAATGATATTTCCGCGATCATGGAAGAGCTTTCTGCAACGATGGAGGAGGTATCCGCAACGACGAACAGCGTCAGCGAGAATACGACCGCCGCGGAAGGCAAAGTACAGAAGATGGCAGATCAGACCAAGGTTATGTCACAATATGCGCAGGATATGAAGAAGCGTGCGACGGAGCTTGAGCACACGGCGACAGAGAACATGAACAACACCAACGAGATGATCGGCGAGATTACGACGGAGATGAACCAGGCGCTCGAGAATTCCAAGAGTGTGGAGAAGGTCGCACAGCTGACGGCGGATATTTTAAATATTTCCAGCCAGACGAATCTGCTTGCACTGAATGCATCGATTGAGGCGGCGCGTGCCGGTGAAGCCGGAAAGGGATTTGCAGTTGTAGCAGATGAGATCAGACAGCTCGCAGATTCTTCGCGTGAGACAGCGAACAATATCCAGACGATCAATGAGCAGGTAATTGAGGCAGTACAGGGACTGGTTGTTTCTTCGGAGAAGATTGTTGGTTATATCAACGAGAACATCCTGCCGGATTACCGTGCGTTTGTGCAGGGTGGTCAGCAGTACAATGATGATGCGACCCACATCGACAACACGATGGCAGAGTATGCGGGCGAGGCGCAGGATATACTGGCGACAATGATGGAGATGACAGAGGCAATTGAGGGCATCAGCCGTGCGGTCGAAGAATCCGCAAATGGCGTGACCGATGCAGCCACGAACATTGATTCCCTGGTACAGTCCATGTCCACTGTAAACGGACAGATGGAGGAGAACAGTACCGTGGCAAAGAATCTCAAGGAAGAATCAGCAGCATTTGCATGTGTATAG
- a CDS encoding sensor histidine kinase, producing the protein MKRTLYPKLLAGYLMYGLIGFLIITTFTYHITFAFVEKKEAASLYRESALISSNYAGNYFSKTMTLDEIQTQLSTLSTYLSSEIWIVDTRGSIILNTAAPGCDPTPVPGFNITDFGSRYYQTGTFYNQFTSEMLSVFSPITVNYKVRGYVVIHKPTSSLVSYANGLVAIAYETLGLLFLAAFVVLILFTYVVYIPIRKITKAADEYAAGNFEKKIDVHSNDEIGYLAASLNYMANELNTLEDDQKKFVSNVSHDFRSPLTSIKGYVEAMLDGTIPVEMQDKYLNIILFETERLNKLTKSLLELNKFGSHGTMLDITDFDINHTIRMTVQTFEGRCMEKRITFNLILTGEKLFVSADMSKIEQVLYNLIDNAIKFSHTDSAITIETTEKNDKIFVSVKDTGIGIPGDSIKKIWERFYKTDLSRGKDKKGTGLGLSIVKEIVQAHGENINCISTEGVGTEFIFTLPLAKKLSHQAGS; encoded by the coding sequence ATGAAACGTACCCTTTACCCCAAACTGCTCGCCGGCTATCTGATGTACGGTCTGATCGGTTTTCTCATCATCACAACCTTTACCTACCACATTACGTTTGCCTTTGTGGAAAAAAAGGAGGCTGCCAGCCTCTACCGGGAATCCGCCCTGATCTCCTCCAACTATGCCGGGAATTATTTTTCCAAGACCATGACGCTGGACGAGATACAGACACAGCTTTCCACCTTAAGCACCTATCTCTCCAGCGAAATCTGGATCGTGGACACGCGCGGCAGCATCATTCTGAACACGGCGGCGCCGGGCTGTGATCCCACACCGGTTCCCGGCTTCAACATTACCGACTTCGGAAGCCGCTATTATCAGACCGGCACGTTTTATAACCAGTTTACGTCAGAGATGCTAAGTGTTTTCTCGCCGATCACCGTCAACTACAAGGTGCGCGGCTATGTGGTCATCCACAAGCCGACCAGCAGTCTCGTGTCCTACGCGAACGGACTTGTCGCCATCGCTTATGAGACGCTTGGGCTTCTGTTTCTGGCAGCCTTTGTGGTACTGATTCTGTTTACCTATGTGGTGTACATACCGATCCGCAAGATTACAAAAGCGGCGGACGAATATGCCGCCGGCAACTTTGAAAAAAAGATTGATGTTCACTCCAATGATGAGATCGGCTATCTCGCCGCCTCGCTCAACTACATGGCGAACGAACTGAATACCCTGGAGGACGACCAGAAAAAGTTCGTCTCCAACGTCTCGCATGATTTCCGTTCGCCCCTCACTTCCATCAAAGGTTATGTGGAAGCGATGCTCGACGGCACCATTCCCGTAGAGATGCAGGACAAATATTTAAACATCATCCTCTTTGAGACCGAGCGGCTGAACAAGCTGACCAAGAGCCTTCTTGAGTTAAACAAATTCGGCTCACACGGCACGATGCTGGACATCACGGATTTCGACATCAATCACACGATCCGCATGACAGTCCAGACGTTCGAGGGGCGCTGCATGGAAAAGCGCATTACTTTCAACCTGATCTTAACCGGCGAGAAGCTTTTTGTCTCCGCCGATATGAGTAAGATCGAGCAGGTACTCTACAACCTGATCGACAATGCAATCAAATTCAGCCACACGGACTCCGCGATCACGATCGAGACCACGGAGAAGAACGACAAGATCTTCGTCTCCGTCAAGGACACCGGCATCGGCATCCCGGGCGACAGCATCAAAAAGATCTGGGAGCGCTTCTACAAGACGGATCTCTCCCGCGGCAAGGACAAAAAAGGAACCGGGCTTGGTCTCTCCATCGTAAAGGAGATTGTCCAGGCACACGGCGAAAACATCAACTGTATCAGCACGGAAGGCGTGGGAACGGAATTTATCTTTACCCTGCCGTTAGCAAAGAAGCTGTCCCATCAGGCGGGCAGTTGA
- a CDS encoding response regulator transcription factor: MAAKQKILIVDDDNNIAELISLYLTKECFDTRIVNDGEEAMIAFDQYNPNLILLDLMLPGMDGYQVCREIRAKANVPIIMLSAKGEIFDKVLGLELGADDYMMKPFDSKELVARVKAVLRRYQPAKPEEPAAELKCVKYTDLVVNLSNYSVIYMGQAVDMPPKELELLYFLAASPNQVFTREQLLDHIWGYEYIGDTRTVDVHVKRLREKIKDHANWSLATVWGIGYKFEVRDL; the protein is encoded by the coding sequence ATGGCAGCAAAACAGAAAATTCTCATCGTAGATGATGACAATAATATCGCAGAACTGATTTCCCTGTATCTCACAAAGGAATGTTTCGATACCCGGATCGTCAATGACGGCGAGGAAGCCATGATCGCTTTTGATCAGTACAATCCGAATCTGATCCTGCTCGATCTGATGCTTCCCGGCATGGACGGCTATCAGGTCTGCCGTGAGATCCGTGCGAAGGCAAATGTTCCGATCATTATGCTGTCAGCCAAAGGCGAGATTTTTGACAAGGTACTCGGTCTGGAGCTCGGCGCGGACGATTACATGATGAAGCCGTTCGACTCCAAGGAGCTTGTCGCGCGCGTCAAGGCAGTGCTGCGCCGCTATCAGCCGGCAAAGCCGGAGGAACCTGCCGCAGAGTTAAAATGCGTCAAGTACACGGATCTGGTGGTCAATCTCTCGAACTACTCCGTCATCTACATGGGGCAGGCCGTCGATATGCCGCCAAAGGAACTGGAGCTTTTATATTTTCTTGCGGCTTCGCCGAATCAGGTTTTTACAAGAGAGCAGCTATTAGACCACATCTGGGGTTATGAATACATCGGCGACACGCGTACTGTGGATGTTCACGTGAAGCGTCTCCGCGAGAAGATCAAGGATCATGCCAACTGGAGCCTCGCAACGGTCTGGGGCATCGGCTACAAATTCGAGGTTCGTGACCTATGA
- a CDS encoding endonuclease MutS2, whose protein sequence is MNEKVLHTLEYNKILDQLTEYAFSADAKSRCQKLRPITDRAQIEQLQQQTSDALSRLFKYGSLSFSGVTDIRDSLKRLEIGGALSAIELLRVCSLLESAKRAKAFARSQDDNDQPDDSLTSLFAGIEPLTPLCDEIRRCILSEDEIADDASSTLHSIRRSMRGMNDKIRAQMNSMINNTTTRSYLQDTVITMRDGRYCLPVKAEAKSLVPGMIHDQSSTGSTLFIEPMAVVNLNNEYKELQLREQEEIEVILAGLSNLTASYATQLLADYELLTELDFIFARAAFAQTYNGVAPLFNDDGRIHIRKGRHPLLDPKKVVPIDVRLGEDFRLLIVTGPNTGGKTVSLKTVGLLTLMGQSGLHIPASERSELGIFDEVFADIGDEQSIEQSLSTFSSHMVNIIRILEQVNDRSLVLFDELCAGTDPTEGAALAISILSKLHLYGARIMATTHYSELKVYALSTPGVENACCEFDVATLSPTYRLLIGIPGKSNAFAISEKLGLPSDLITDAKGRISKSEGDFEDLIADLEKSRSTIEREQLEINQYKAEIESLKEKLEQKQERLDSSRNKILREANEQAYNILKEAKDVADETIRNFNKYGKAGAPVSEMEKERTKLRGKMDKAAQKMSEQKKASVPNHNVPKKLRIGDSVKVISMNLKGTVHSLPNARGDLYVQMGILRSLVNINDLILLEEDAAPGTKKFQKTSAGKIKMSKSASVSTEINLIGKTTDEAIPLLDKYLDDAYLAHLPSVRIVHGKGTGALRNAVQAHLKRLKYVKSFHLGEFGEGDAGVTIAEFKD, encoded by the coding sequence ATGAACGAAAAAGTATTACACACCTTAGAATATAACAAGATTCTCGATCAACTGACCGAATATGCTTTCAGCGCTGACGCCAAGTCGCGCTGTCAGAAGCTGCGCCCGATCACCGACCGCGCGCAGATCGAACAGCTGCAGCAGCAGACATCGGATGCCTTAAGCCGGCTGTTCAAATACGGCTCCCTGTCCTTTTCTGGAGTTACGGACATCCGCGATTCGCTAAAGCGCTTAGAGATCGGCGGCGCCTTAAGCGCCATCGAACTGCTGCGCGTCTGCTCCCTCTTAGAGTCCGCGAAACGCGCGAAGGCTTTTGCCAGATCACAGGACGACAACGATCAGCCGGACGATTCCCTGACCAGTCTTTTTGCCGGCATCGAGCCTCTCACGCCGCTGTGTGACGAGATCCGGCGCTGTATTCTCTCCGAGGACGAGATTGCCGACGACGCCAGCAGCACGCTGCACTCGATCCGGCGCTCCATGCGCGGAATGAACGATAAGATCCGCGCACAGATGAACTCCATGATCAACAACACCACGACCAGAAGCTATCTGCAGGACACCGTCATTACCATGCGCGACGGGCGCTACTGTCTCCCGGTCAAAGCGGAGGCAAAGTCTCTTGTTCCAGGCATGATCCATGACCAGTCCTCCACCGGCTCCACACTTTTCATCGAGCCGATGGCTGTCGTCAATCTGAACAACGAATACAAAGAGCTGCAGCTCCGTGAGCAGGAGGAGATCGAGGTCATCCTTGCCGGCTTAAGCAATCTGACCGCCTCCTACGCCACACAGCTGCTCGCCGACTATGAACTTCTGACCGAGCTGGACTTTATTTTTGCCAGAGCGGCTTTCGCGCAGACATACAACGGGGTCGCCCCGCTTTTTAATGATGACGGACGGATTCACATCCGCAAAGGACGCCACCCGTTACTCGATCCGAAAAAGGTCGTTCCGATCGACGTACGGCTCGGCGAGGATTTCCGCCTGCTGATCGTGACCGGTCCGAACACCGGCGGTAAGACGGTCTCCTTAAAAACCGTCGGTCTGCTGACGCTGATGGGACAGTCCGGCCTGCATATTCCGGCGTCCGAGCGCTCGGAACTCGGTATTTTTGACGAAGTGTTCGCTGACATCGGGGACGAGCAGAGTATCGAGCAGTCGCTCAGTACCTTCTCCTCCCACATGGTCAACATCATCCGTATCTTAGAGCAGGTCAACGACCGTTCTCTGGTACTTTTCGATGAGCTCTGTGCCGGAACCGATCCGACCGAGGGCGCTGCGCTTGCGATCTCCATTCTCTCGAAGCTCCACCTTTACGGAGCACGCATTATGGCTACGACGCATTACAGCGAGCTCAAGGTCTATGCCCTCTCCACACCAGGCGTGGAAAATGCCTGCTGTGAGTTCGACGTGGCGACGTTAAGTCCGACCTACCGCCTCTTAATCGGTATTCCGGGCAAGAGCAACGCGTTTGCCATCTCTGAAAAGCTCGGTCTTCCGTCGGATCTCATTACCGACGCCAAGGGGCGCATCAGCAAGAGTGAGGGCGATTTTGAAGACCTGATCGCAGATCTTGAGAAGAGCCGCAGCACGATCGAGCGGGAGCAGTTAGAGATCAACCAGTACAAAGCCGAGATCGAGTCCTTAAAGGAAAAGCTGGAGCAGAAGCAGGAGCGTCTGGATTCCAGCCGCAACAAGATTCTGCGCGAGGCAAACGAGCAGGCATACAATATCTTAAAAGAAGCCAAGGACGTCGCCGATGAGACGATCCGCAATTTTAACAAATACGGCAAGGCGGGCGCACCGGTCAGCGAGATGGAAAAAGAACGTACCAAGCTGCGCGGCAAGATGGACAAAGCCGCACAGAAGATGTCCGAGCAGAAAAAAGCTTCCGTACCGAACCACAACGTTCCGAAGAAGCTGCGCATCGGCGACAGCGTCAAAGTCATCAGCATGAACTTAAAAGGCACCGTTCATTCCCTTCCGAATGCCAGGGGCGACCTGTATGTGCAGATGGGAATTCTGCGCTCTCTGGTCAACATCAACGACCTGATCCTTCTGGAAGAGGATGCCGCACCGGGCACCAAGAAGTTCCAGAAGACCAGTGCCGGCAAGATCAAGATGAGCAAATCCGCCTCCGTCTCCACAGAGATCAATCTCATCGGTAAGACGACCGACGAGGCCATTCCGCTTCTCGACAAATATCTGGACGACGCTTATCTGGCACATCTGCCGTCCGTGCGCATCGTTCACGGAAAAGGCACGGGCGCACTCCGCAACGCGGTGCAGGCTCATTTAAAGCGCTTAAAATATGTCAAATCATTCCACCTCGGCGAGTTCGGCGAGGGCGATGCCGGTGTCACGATTGCCGAGTTTAAGGACTGA
- a CDS encoding S1C family serine protease — protein MQQKDNDQFSFINEKIKEKPVNKKRLLMQAGFIALMAVVFGIIASLVFAYFQPKFESLFYPEEEPVVTIPQDSVAVTELTELTEETETSEETETSEEPQVPSEEPPLQQPQELEIADVQNVQNKLYAVGREANRFVVTVTGVKSDTDWFNNSYESRGQASGIIIADSGQELLILTERKVISDAQEVYVTFINDVTVEASMKHYDGNTGIAVLSVPRSQVDEDTMNAISVAKLGNSLTTMQGTMVIAVGSPLGTNYSILTGNITSTNNVISTIDNNYTVFTTDIVGSSSGSGVIINVNGEVIGLVMQDYGNEEDQTTLTALSISELKQLIEKLSNNQDIPYIGLGLTTVSAATAKEYDIPKGAYIKEVKMDSPALAAGLQSGDVITEMDGEAVYTVDSYESKLLALKPGDEVEIVVQRQGAEKYEEITCTVQVGVLK, from the coding sequence ATGCAGCAAAAGGATAACGATCAGTTTTCTTTTATTAACGAAAAAATCAAAGAAAAGCCGGTCAATAAGAAGCGATTGCTGATGCAGGCAGGTTTTATTGCCCTGATGGCAGTCGTTTTTGGAATCATAGCAAGTCTGGTTTTCGCGTATTTTCAGCCTAAGTTTGAATCACTGTTTTACCCCGAGGAGGAACCGGTGGTCACCATTCCGCAGGATTCGGTTGCGGTGACGGAGCTGACGGAGCTGACTGAGGAGACAGAGACATCCGAGGAGACGGAGACATCCGAGGAACCACAGGTACCTTCCGAGGAACCGCCGCTACAGCAGCCCCAGGAGCTTGAGATTGCGGATGTACAGAACGTGCAGAACAAGCTGTATGCGGTGGGAAGAGAAGCAAACCGCTTTGTCGTGACCGTGACGGGGGTCAAGAGCGACACGGACTGGTTCAACAATTCTTACGAGAGCAGAGGACAGGCATCCGGCATTATCATTGCAGACAGCGGTCAGGAACTTCTGATTTTAACTGAGCGCAAGGTCATCTCAGATGCACAGGAGGTCTATGTTACTTTCATCAATGATGTGACGGTGGAAGCGTCCATGAAGCACTACGACGGCAATACGGGAATTGCAGTGCTCTCGGTGCCGCGCAGTCAGGTGGATGAGGATACCATGAATGCAATCTCGGTGGCGAAGCTCGGGAATTCACTGACTACAATGCAGGGAACCATGGTTATTGCGGTGGGAAGTCCGCTCGGAACGAACTATTCGATCCTTACGGGGAATATTACATCTACCAACAATGTGATTTCCACGATCGACAATAATTATACCGTCTTTACGACGGATATTGTGGGCAGCAGCAGCGGCAGCGGCGTCATCATCAATGTGAACGGCGAGGTGATCGGTCTGGTAATGCAGGATTACGGCAATGAGGAGGATCAGACGACGCTCACAGCCCTCTCGATCTCCGAGTTAAAGCAGTTGATCGAGAAGCTGTCCAACAATCAGGACATTCCGTATATCGGTCTGGGACTGACGACGGTTTCTGCGGCAACCGCCAAGGAATACGACATTCCGAAGGGTGCATACATCAAGGAAGTCAAGATGGATTCACCAGCGCTGGCGGCAGGACTGCAGAGCGGCGATGTCATTACAGAGATGGATGGAGAAGCTGTCTACACGGTGGACAGTTATGAGAGCAAGCTTCTGGCATTGAAACCGGGCGACGAGGTGGAGATCGTTGTACAGCGGCAGGGCGCGGAGAAGTACGAGGAGATCACCTGTACGGTACAGGTCGGAGTGTTAAAGTAG